Within Wyeomyia smithii strain HCP4-BCI-WySm-NY-G18 chromosome 2, ASM2978416v1, whole genome shotgun sequence, the genomic segment AAAATGAAAAATCCGGAATTGAAACTCAGAATCTATGGTACATGGTACATGtccaaaatattaaaatttaaaagcaAAAACGCAGATATTGCTGATATAGgaaatttagaaatttatttCCAAAGAAATTCAAATCATTTAACACAAACCTGAAATATCGGAAACCAGAGTCTTGCATTTTCTAGTGTGAAAGTTTTAGATTCAAAACCTACAATTTGTCGAGCTACTATAAGAAAACGAACAGCTACAATTAGGAATCGCTAGCTCAGAATCAGGAGctcataattttataatttagaACCATAATTTTAGTATCTGAACTACGGAGTTTCACTACTGAACTACGGAGCACAAAAGTCAAAATCCATAATCTAATTCCAAAGATTTAAATTTCAAAGcacaaaatgaaaattcttaaaAGTGGAGTTAGAAACCAATCCAGAATTTAAAACGAGATCTCCGAGACGTATGAGAAATGTTTGCTCGAGAAATTAAAATACGGAATCAAATCTCATTTATTTTAGTTCATAGTTTAGAATATAAAATCTGTAACATAGAATCGTGAATCTGAATCTAGAACTCGACATTATAACTTCAGAATCCTATGATGCAACATATAACCTATAATACATGATTCAATGTGCAGAAGATTTAGATTCGAAAGCTAAATTTAAAGCAATCAAAAGTGACCCACCGTAAAAATACTGGAAACTGGAGTCTAAAAATTACAATTCAGAAGCCAAATTTTGAGCTCTGAAACGCATATTTAATGTTCtggaaaataaaataaggaATCGAATATTCTAAAAGCTTATTGCCCAACCTCAAACTTGGAATCCTATAATTAGAAAACACCAAAAGCTACAACAATGCCAGCATCTGAGACCAAATTTCTAAATCTCGGAGAAGTTCATCAAACATAAAATCTTGAACACTAATCCCGTAATACAACATTCAGATTTTGGAAAGTCATGAAAAACTTCTTAAGACAGATTCCAAAACCTACGATCAAGAGCTTGGTGACTGGATTCTAAAGTGTAAGCTTTAGAACGCAGCATCAGAAGTTTAGCATCTAAAATTTTGAACACAAAATACAGAATGTGTAGATTATAGATAATTCTAAAAACAGAAAGCAAAATCTAGATTTTAGAAACCAAAATTGCGTATCCAAAATTATGGAGTGAATGTGTTTTCAAAATTGTAAGCcttgtctgaaaaaaaaaacacaaaatgaaACATAAGGAATTTAACGTGGTCATTCAGAATACAATTATAGAACTTCTCGAATGTACCGAAAGTTATTCGAGCGACAGTATCCATCCAATTTAATctttaaagttcaaaattcaTAATCTGAAATCTTAGaaacaaacataaaattcagaaatcttttttttttgtcaaagaaATTTAGAACCTTCATATTAAAGATAATTATGAGCGAAAGGTCTATAAttcaagaattaaaaaaaaaaaatcagaatttataTTACAAATTCACCGTACAAATGATCCTACAACCGAAATTGAATATACAGGATTTTAAATCCAGAGTCCCAAAAATCATATTTCAGAGTCTAAATTATTAGTTTGCGATCCAGAAGCCAAAACTATTCAAGATTATCGAATTCAGATTTGGGAATACTGAAAGCTATGTTTCAATGTTCTTAATTGAAGAATATTAAGAATGACGAATCAGAAATGTGGAGCAAAAAAAATCGGATAGATATAAAATCGAACATCCAAAACAAATTTGAGCTAAAAGTATGAATTCTGGATACTGAATTCTGAGAGTTTTGTTACATTTCTCCCAAAAAGTAgccaatatttcaaaattgaaagCTCGACAATACACCATGTGTCACCCATCCACTGCATGGTCCCGACCAATTTCCATTTCCCGATGTTCCTAATTATAAGTCCCGCACCGGCAGTGACAACTCCAACTCCGCGCTTACCCATGTCCAATATGCAAGTCAATTTAAATGATTTACTGTCGAGTTTCGTGGACGGTCGGCAACGCCGCCGTCGCATCAACAACTGCTGTTCATCATCACGCGACTAGTGTGAAGCACTATTTTCGAGCAGAGCGTGCACAAcctataaataaaatttaccgCTCCCGGTTTTTCCGTCGGTTTACCACAGGTTCGCGCTGAGTGACAACGCGTACCGTTCACTGACCGAGGAAAACCGAGGCCAGTGCATCCTCATCTCAGGCGAGAGCGGTTCGGGCAAGACGGAAGCGTCCAAGAAGGTTCTGCAGTTCATTGCCGCCGCCACCGGTCACACCAATCGAGTCGAAGGCGTCAAGGACAAGTTACTGCAGAGCAATCCAGTGCTGGAGGCTTTCGGTAATGCCAAGACCAACCGGAATGACAATTCCTCTCGTTTCGGGAAGTACATGGATGTGCAGTTCGATTACGCTGGGGCGCCCGAGGGTGGTAACATTTTGAACTACCTGCTGGAGAAGAGTAGGGTGGTTCATCAGAGCGCCGGTGAGCGTAATTTCCACATCTTTTATCAACTGTTGGCCGGAGCGGATGATAAATTGTTGCAGGACTTGCATCTGAAAAGAAACTTGGATACGTACTACTATTTGACGGATGGGGTTTGTGTGGTCACTAGCGGAAGAAAGgaattatttttactaactacTCTGTGTATTTCAGGCAAACGGAAATGATTCCAACATCGAGGACTCCGATCATTTCCGGCAGGTACAAAAGGCTATGACCGTGATCGAGATTCCGAATGAGGAGCAAAGACTTATACTGGAAATTGTGGCCAGTGTTTTGCACATGGGTAACGTGGGTTTCACCGAGGAAGAAGGAAAAGCCAAGATTTTGAAACCCGAATCCGTAACTGCTATCGCCAAGGTAAGATTTTTCGTCCAAAAATTCAAGGAAAAATAACTGTTTTGCTTCCTTTTTTTCTAGCTTCTCGGTTGTGAAGTGGAACAGTTGCGAAATGCATTCACCAATCGAACGATTGAAGCGAGGGACGACATCGTGACGAGTCCACTCAATCGAGACATGGCCATCTACGCTCGGGACGCTTTGGCTAAAGCGGTCTATGATCGACTTTTCTCCTGGCTGGTGTCTCGACTCAACACTTCACTGCACTCGGAATACATTGTCAAGAAGAACAGTGTGATGGGCATTCTGGACATTTACgggtttgaaattttcaaaaagaataGCTTCGAACAGTTCTGCATCAATTTCTGCAACGAAAAACTGCAACAATTGTTTATTGAGTTGACCCTGAAGCAGGAACAGGAGGAATACCTGAAGGAAGGCATTGAGTGGGAACCGGTTGAATACTTTGACAACAAAGTTATTTGTAATCTGATAGAGGAAAAGCACAAGGGCATAATTGCACTCATGGATGAAGAATGCCTTCGCCCGGGAGATCCGACGGATATGAGCTTTTTGGTGAAAATGAACAACAATTTGGGTGATCATGCTCACTACATTTGCCATAGCAGGGCGTCTACTACCGTCCAGAAGACGCTTGGTCGCGACGAATTCCGGCTGGTTCACTATGCCGGCGATGTAACATACAATGTGCATGGATTTTTGGACAAAAACAACGATTTACTTTTTAGAGACTTGAAGGAAGCAATGTCTGGTTGTAAGAACAACATCATCGAGACTTGTTTCCCATCTTCGGAAATTTCGAACAAGAAGAGACCCGATACGGCTGTGACACAATTCAAGAATTCTTTGAACAATTTAATGGACATTCTTATGTGCAAAGAGCCATCCTACATTCGATGCATCAAGCCGAACGATTATCAAACTCACGGTCAGTTCGATGTCGAGTTGATTCGTCATCAAGTGAAGTACCTTGGACTGATGGAGAATCTGAGGGTCCGTCGAGCTGGGTTCGCTTACCGGCGAACCTACGAACTGTTCCTGCAACGGTACAAATGTCTTAGCAAGCAAACCTGGCCACATTACCACGGCCCAGCGAAGGAGGGCGTCCAGATATTGGCATGTGAGCTAGGATTTGACCGTGACGACTACCGAATGGggcaaacaaaaattttcattcgCCTTCCGAAAACTCTCTTCGAAACCGAAGATGCATTCCAGGCGAAGAAACACTATCTGGCAGCTATCATTCAGGCCCGCTGGAAGGGTCGCCGTCAACGGAAGATTTATCTGGCGACCTACGCCAAGATTATTGTCTGTCAAAAGTACATTCGCCGGTTTCTGGCGATTCAGGAGCGCAAGCGTCGCCGACTCGCAGCCGATAAAATACGATTCTTCATCAAGGGATTCATCACTCGGCATGATGAACCTAACGAGTGCAATAAATCGTTCATCGAGCATACCAAGCGGCACTGGTTGATAAAGCTGTCCAAGCAGCTGCCCACTTCCTTTATGAACCACACCTGGATACCGGCACCTAAGCACTGCCAGGATGCGTCCACCATCTTGCGGCGGTTCCATAAGCTACATCTGGCACGAGTGTATCGACTGAGTTTGTCACCGGAGAAAAAGAAACAGTTCGAGCTGAAAGTGCTTTCGCAAGCCGTGTTCAAGGGCAAGAAAAATAACTACCCGGAAAGTGTTGGGCCTTGGTTCGTAGATGATCGGATATCCAAGATGCATGCAACACCGATCAGCAACTTTGTGGTGACGCAGATGGGCAGTGAAAAGTTGCATGTAAGATATAAGTGTGGAAAactgagttttaatttttaacattattttcaattgttttagTATTCCACCCCGGTAATCAAATACGACCGGCACGGATACAAACCCCGCGAGCGATTCTTCCTGCTGTCGGACAAAGCCGTGTACCTGCTGGACGGTAAGACTTACAAGCAGAAGCACCGGCTTCCGCTGGACAAGATAGACTTTTGTATTACAAGCGAACGGGACGGGATCATGCTCATCCGAATTCCTCTGGAACTGAAGAAAGACAAGGGCGATCTGATTCTGGACGTGCCAGACATTATCGAGTGTTGCATCTGGATCCTGGATGTGGCCGGTAATCGCAACACCGTAAACATCGTCGAGACGGGATCGTAAGAATGCTTAGATGCCATCTagttgtgattttttaaattattatgtttttttttgttttaggcTTTCGCACAATCtagtcaggggcaagaaaggtTTGATTGAAATCCAGACGGGACCGCAGCCCAGCATTACCAAGGCAAAAAGCGGAAATCTATTGGTTGTGAGTATATTATCCTATCttatctgagaaaatcgaatttctgaaaaaataagTCAATAAGTGTAACGTTCTCAATGAAATCGACTTCAGGATTGCCTCATGTTTGGCACCTAAATAAGATTGCTAGTTCATATTATTAGGTTCCCCCCTCAAACGTTATCCAAAATTCGATACTGCTTTATTAACCGTTGAGTTACCAAATTTTTGGAACTACTGGCAATCGAAGAAACAATCAATTGGTATTTCAATGATCAATGATTTCGATAGGCTTGTCCTTGTACTAGTTTATGTCATAACGGTCCCATTACTACTTTTTGATATAGTCGACATAAGTGCCTCTAAacgccagaaaaaaaaaatagaaaatgatctcaaattgagctcagaattgccaaaaagttattttaaagACCAAAAAGAgccaaaataaaatgaaataaaagctcagaatcgccgaaaagtgcttctagaagctatcccaaactgagctcagaatcaacAAAAAGTTCTTCTGAATGCCAGGAaaaaccaaaatagaaaatgatcccaaattgagctcagaatcgcataAGAATGCTTCTAGAAgttagaaaaggccaaaatagaaaatgaacccaaactgagcgccaaaaagtgcttctagaaactagaaaaagccaaaatagaaaattactTTAAATTGAGCTCAGCATGGCAGAAGAGTAGAAActtaaaaatgccaaaataggaaatgatcccaaattgagctcagatcgCCAAAAAGCgccaaaaatgccaaaatataaaatgatcccaaattgagctcaaaatcgccaaaaaatgcaagaaaatgcagaaataaaaaatgatcccaaattgagctcagaattaccaaaaagtgcttctaaggccagaaaatgccaaaataaaaatgatttcaaattgagctcagattgcCAAAAAGTGCCAGAAAATGCAAAAGAATATAAactgatctcaaattaagctcagaatcacaaaaaagtgcttctaaaggccagaaaattccaaaatagaaaataatcccaaaatgagctcagaatcgccaaaaagtgcaagaaaatgccaaaataaaaaatgatcccaacttgagctcagaatcgccaaaaagtgtttCTGAAGGCCAGGaaatgccaaaataaaaaatgatccaaagttgagctcagaatcgccaaaaagtgtttctaaaggtcagaaaatgctaaaatagaaaatgatcccaaattaagctcagaattaccaaaaagtgcttctaggctaaaataggaaatgatcccaaattgagctcagaatcaccaagaaatacttttgaaggccagaaaatagcaaaataaaaattgatctcaaaatgagctcagaattcctaaaaagtgcttctaaaggccagaaaatgatccaaaattgagcacaaaatcgccaaaaagtgcaacaaatgccaaaataaaaaatgaatccaaattgagctcagatcccaaattaagc encodes:
- the LOC129724866 gene encoding unconventional myosin IC isoform X2, producing the protein MERGLHDRDRVGLQDQVLLENYQSEDAFIDNLKKRFQENLIYTYIGHVLISVNPYKELPIYTEDDVKEYRKRHFFEAPPHVFALSDNAYRSLTEENRGQCILISGESGSGKTEASKKVLQFIAAATGHTNRVEGVKDKLLQSNPVLEAFGNAKTNRNDNSSRFGKYMDVQFDYAGAPEGGNILNYLLEKSRVVHQSAGERNFHIFYQLLAGADDKLLQDLHLKRNLDTYYYLTDGANGNDSNIEDSDHFRQVQKAMTVIEIPNEEQRLILEIVASVLHMGNVGFTEEEGKAKILKPESVTAIAKLLGCEVEQLRNAFTNRTIEARDDIVTSPLNRDMAIYARDALAKAVYDRLFSWLVSRLNTSLHSEYIVKKNSVMGILDIYGFEIFKKNSFEQFCINFCNEKLQQLFIELTLKQEQEEYLKEGIEWEPVEYFDNKVICNLIEEKHKGIIALMDEECLRPGDPTDMSFLVKMNNNLGDHAHYICHSRASTTVQKTLGRDEFRLVHYAGDVTYNVHGFLDKNNDLLFRDLKEAMSGCKNNIIETCFPSSEISNKKRPDTAVTQFKNSLNNLMDILMCKEPSYIRCIKPNDYQTHGQFDVELIRHQVKYLGLMENLRVRRAGFAYRRTYELFLQRYKCLSKQTWPHYHGPAKEGVQILACELGFDRDDYRMGQTKIFIRLPKTLFETEDAFQAKKHYLAAIIQARWKGRRQRKIYLATYAKIIVCQKYIRRFLAIQERKRRRLAADKIRFFIKGFITRHDEPNECNKSFIEHTKRHWLIKLSKQLPTSFMNHTWIPAPKHCQDASTILRRFHKLHLARVYRLSLSPEKKKQFELKVLSQAVFKGKKNNYPESVGPWFVDDRISKMHATPISNFVVTQMGSEKLHYSTPVIKYDRHGYKPRERFFLLSDKAVYLLDGKTYKQKHRLPLDKIDFCITSERDGIMLIRIPLELKKDKGDLILDVPDIIECCIWILDVAGNRNTVNIVETGSLSHNLVRGKKGLIEIQTGPQPSITKAKSGNLLVIAGQ
- the LOC129724866 gene encoding unconventional myosin IC isoform X1 yields the protein MINSPKLHTNMERGLHDRDRVGLQDQVLLENYQSEDAFIDNLKKRFQENLIYTYIGHVLISVNPYKELPIYTEDDVKEYRKRHFFEAPPHVFALSDNAYRSLTEENRGQCILISGESGSGKTEASKKVLQFIAAATGHTNRVEGVKDKLLQSNPVLEAFGNAKTNRNDNSSRFGKYMDVQFDYAGAPEGGNILNYLLEKSRVVHQSAGERNFHIFYQLLAGADDKLLQDLHLKRNLDTYYYLTDGANGNDSNIEDSDHFRQVQKAMTVIEIPNEEQRLILEIVASVLHMGNVGFTEEEGKAKILKPESVTAIAKLLGCEVEQLRNAFTNRTIEARDDIVTSPLNRDMAIYARDALAKAVYDRLFSWLVSRLNTSLHSEYIVKKNSVMGILDIYGFEIFKKNSFEQFCINFCNEKLQQLFIELTLKQEQEEYLKEGIEWEPVEYFDNKVICNLIEEKHKGIIALMDEECLRPGDPTDMSFLVKMNNNLGDHAHYICHSRASTTVQKTLGRDEFRLVHYAGDVTYNVHGFLDKNNDLLFRDLKEAMSGCKNNIIETCFPSSEISNKKRPDTAVTQFKNSLNNLMDILMCKEPSYIRCIKPNDYQTHGQFDVELIRHQVKYLGLMENLRVRRAGFAYRRTYELFLQRYKCLSKQTWPHYHGPAKEGVQILACELGFDRDDYRMGQTKIFIRLPKTLFETEDAFQAKKHYLAAIIQARWKGRRQRKIYLATYAKIIVCQKYIRRFLAIQERKRRRLAADKIRFFIKGFITRHDEPNECNKSFIEHTKRHWLIKLSKQLPTSFMNHTWIPAPKHCQDASTILRRFHKLHLARVYRLSLSPEKKKQFELKVLSQAVFKGKKNNYPESVGPWFVDDRISKMHATPISNFVVTQMGSEKLHYSTPVIKYDRHGYKPRERFFLLSDKAVYLLDGKTYKQKHRLPLDKIDFCITSERDGIMLIRIPLELKKDKGDLILDVPDIIECCIWILDVAGNRNTVNIVETGSLSHNLVRGKKGLIEIQTGPQPSITKAKSGNLLVIAGQ